Within the Leptospira ryugenii genome, the region GAGCCTCTCTTGCTTCAGGTCTCTGGTAAACTCTTTTTGCTGATTCTTTTTTTTCCAAAACTTCATTTTTCAATCTTTCCCAGATGACAGAATCTGGATTTTCTTTTGCCCTTTGGTTGATGAGAGGTTCTGCATCTTTCCAATTTTCTTGGTTTAGGTAGAGTCGCACGCGAACGAGTTCCAATTCTTTTGCCAGACTGATTTCATTTTTATCTCGATAGTATCGTTCCAAAGATTCCATCGTGAAGAGGGCATTTTTCCAATCTCCTATTGACTCAAACATTGGTATGAGAGTATTCCAGGCAAATTCTTTAAATTCGTTTTGTAAGGATAAGTCTTCTAGGATTGGAATGAACTCAGGCTCCGGGGAGGTAAATTTTAAAGAATTGTAGGCAATGCGTAAGAGTTCGATATCAGGATTTTCAAATTTACGAGCAAGGATGATGGCATCTAAGGCCAATTTGTTTTGACCTATGCGGAAGTAGTACTTTGCATATTCCGCATAAGATTCATAGTAAAGACGTTTGATGGTGAGAGCGTCCTTTCTCAAGTCACCAGAAGAGTAACGTATCGTATTTTCCAATTGAAGACGAATTTCGTTGGTATCAGCGTTTTCTAATTTATCTTGGAAGTATTTGAAGCGCCAATCCTTTGGGATGAGGTCAGAAAATTGAAACGGTCTCTCCATATATGCTGGAAAGTAAATATCATATCCCCAGAAACTTTGTCTTTTTAATAAGGAAAGTGCATTTGTCGCTGTGGATGTTTGGTTTTTTTTCCGAGAAACAAAGATGATAAATTTATGATTTTCTTTTCTTAATTTTTCAATGTAAGAAATCATCTGCGTTGTATTTTCCACTAAACCTAAAATCACAACCTTATCCTCAATCTCAGATTCTTTAGGAAGAAAGGATTTGGATTCTTGTGGGAGAATCGTGCGATAAAAGATATAGTCCTTTTTTGCAATTTCAATATTTGAAATCTTAAATGGTATAGGTTCGTAGATTTCTTTTTTGGAGAAAGGAGTAGTGGACCGAATCGATGGTGGATAAAAGAAAAACAGTACAGAAAGTCCGCTAATCCCAACAAATGCATATTTGGGTATTTTAACCGTCGACCTTGTTCTGAAGAATTGATAGCTTACAATAGGTACAAAAAGCAAAGCCAAAAGTGTACGCAGAGAAATGGGTAAATTCCAATGATACAACAAAAGCGAGAGACCAAAATAGGCCACCGCCTCAAGTGCAACAAACGCGTATTCGCTGACTTTGGTATTGTTTGGTTTGAAAAAACCCACAAGTCCGGCAAGAATGATACAAAGCGCTATATAAAAATAATTCCAATAGGATTGGTAAATAAAAAAGAAAAAACCAGTGAGAAGTAGTATCCTTCCAATGAGATAAATTGCTTTCGTCTCTCTTCTGATTCCGTTTACCAAAGAGAGAATTCTGCCCATAAAGAGAGCAAAAGAGATGGAAAGGATGACTGGTATTTTGGGCCCTGGTTGGAAATATAAATGTAACCCCAAATACGCAATTAACATGGATAAGGCTGATCGATAAAATGGAGTAAAAAATGGATGATTGCCTATCTTGGAACGAATTTTATAAAATCGTATCGAGAAACTTGGTTGTTTGAAAAAAATACTACTCAGATAGACTTCTAACAAAAATAGTAAAACTACAATCAATGTGTTGAGTGGAACAATGATTCCAATATCAAACAGGGAATAAAAAGTAAATAGTGTGATTCCCAATGCAAAACTTAAAGAACGAAAATCTTTGATCGAACCACAATACATACCCGTGTTAAATGAGGTTAGTGCCGAACTGAGAAGTATGAATTGAAACGAAAAGATATAATCGATTAAAAACTCGCTGGAGGCATAAAGGTAAACCCACACCAAGAGCAAAGTATTTCCAGAAAACAGAAACAAGAGCAGAGTTTTGGGCGCTTTTGGGACATACTTGCGTAGTAAAAATCCAAAACCAAAGAAAACCAAAAGCACTGCTTGTAAAACAGGGAAACTGGTATCCGAGGTGTCTACTAGGCGCAACTCGTTAGATGCAACAAAAAACAGAAAGGATAGAGTGTATCCTAAGGATAAGCCTAAGCTAATTTCTAGAAAGGGAAAAAGCCCAGTTTCCCAAAAACGTTTCCAAGGAGAATCCATGGCTTCCAAATCTTTCAAACCACTGTTTGGATTCAAGGGAAAGAGTGTTCGGAGAAGATATTTTGGCGGTGCACAAAAGATTTGACGTTGGGATGCCGATTCTAGAAATGGAGTGTAGCCATGCTTACGTTTTTATCATTTTCCTTTTTAGCCATTTACGGGATGGATATATTCTTCCTATTTTACTTCGGTCTCCACACCTACTTGATGGTGTTTCTCTACAGAAAGTACAAAGAGAACTGTGCGGAGGATGAGGGCCTCCTCTTGAAAAAAAATGACAAGAAGCTCCCGACAGTTACGGTGCAATTGCCCATATTCAATGAATTTTATGTCGTAGACCGTTTGATTGAGTCTGCCTGCGCTCTCTCTTATCCGAAGGAAAAGCTCCAAATCCAAGTCTTGGATGATTCCACCGACGAGACCATTGAGAAAGTGAAAGGCCTAGTGCGGGAATACCAAAAGCAAGGCATTTGGATTGAGCACCTTCACCGTACCAACCGAAGGGGCCACAAGGCAGGAGCTCTCGAAGAAGGGATGCAAAAAGCAAAAGGTGAATTCATCGCAATCTTTGATGCGGATTTTACTCCTGAACCAGATTTTTTGCTCCGAACTCTCGGTTATTTCAAATCCCCCGAAATAGGCATGGTGCAAGCAAGGTGGGGACACCTCAATGAGGACTATAATATCCTCACAAAGGCACAGAGTTTTGGGATCGATGGTCACTTCATGATCGAACAGGTCGCTAGAAATGGTGCTTCCCTTTGGATGAATTTCAATGGAACTGCCGGTATTTGGCGTCGGACCTGTATCGAAGATGCAGGTGGTTGGGAACACGATACCTTGACTGAAGACTTTGATCTCTCTTACCGTGCCGAATTGAAAGGATGGAAATTCCGTTATATCAAAGATGTTGTATGTAAGGCAGAAATTCCTGCCACTATGAATGCATACAAATCCCAACAATTTCGTTGGTGTAAAGGTTCCATCCAAACTGCCGTTAAATTACTTCCGACCATTTGGAAGTCGAATGAACCTTGGAAGATCAAAGCAGAAGCAATCACTCATTTGATCAACTATTCAGTCCATCCGCTTATGATTCTGAATATTCTTTTGACTGCTCCTTTACTTCTCATGGAGTATTGGGCCGGCTTCAAAATGGATGACCTTCCGATAGAGATCCTCTTCGGTTCAGCCGCTCTCCTTTCCGTCGGTTCACTAGGACCTGTCATCTTTTATGCCTATTCCCAAAGAGAGATATACCCCAATTGGAAGAAAAAACTCATCTATTTGCCAGTCCTCGTTATGATAGGGACTGGGATTGCCGTGATGAATACTTTCGCTTGGATGGAAGCCGTGTTTGGGATCCAGTCCGGATTCAAGCGAACCCCAAAACTTCGGATTGAAGGGAGCCAAGACAACTTAAAAGAAAAGATGAAGTATGTCGTTCCTGTGGATTACCGAGCGATTCTAGAGTTTTTCATGGGTTTGTATTGTGTCCTTTGCATTTATCTCTCCTTCCTAGTGGGTAAGCCCTATGTGATTGGGTTTATGGTTTTATATGCGATAGGATTCTTTTATGTCTCCTTTCTCTCCATTGCTGAATCTTTCTGGAAATTCCGACCAGCCTCCGCCGAAGAGAAAGAAGCGAGTGCCTTGGCTTAGGCCAGGGTACTTTACTTGACGGATCGGGTCATTTTTAAAGATTGTACATTCAACTTAGCTTAGAGGTCCTCCATGAGTGAAAAAGTATACTGTGCGAACTGCCTACACTGCGTTGTGGTTCGGCAATATGAATCAGAACAAGACAAATACATACTTCGTGTGAAGTGTAACAAAAAGAAATGGTCTAAACGTTCTGGTGAAGAAAAACTCTATAAGTATTTCACTGTGGCGCGCCGTATGCAAACCAATTGTGAATACTATGAGGAAATGGGAGAGATCCTACCTTACATCAAGAACCTCAAAAAAGAGCTTCCCATCAAAGATGAAATTTACATGGTGAAAGCCGTTTAGTCAAAGTGAACTTTCCGAAGCTTCCCCGTACCTTTACAAGGAAGTTACACAAAACCGAGAATCGTAGAGAAAGAACCATACAAGGTCAATTTGTCATTCCCGTTCCTACGGGAGTGGTAATTGAAGGTGATTTCCCTCGTAGAGTCGAACTCGGTGATACCCTGGTCTTTACAGACCAAATGCGGATCCTAGCACCAGTCCATGGCATCGTTACAAAAAGTGAAGATGGATCGTTTTTCTATGTCCAACAAGATGGTGCTTGGAAGACAAATTCACCACTCCAGATTCCAGAACTCAATTTAGAAAGCCTACTCGCAGAATGCACCAAAGGCGCGCTTGCTTCTCTTGATTTTCCTGACTGCCCACTTGACCAATACTTTCGTTCTTTCTCACCACAAACTAGCTTTGATATTTATTTAGCACCTTATTCCCGTTATCATTTCCTTCCCTTTTCGGAAATGTTATGGCAAGAGATGCCGGAGGCCTGCCAAGACTTTCCCATTTTGTTGCAGAAGATTTTTCCGAAAGCAAACATCCTTTCCTTCCTCCGCGCAAACACAGATGATTATGCGCACCCAGATGGGATTCCTGAATATTTTTTGTCAAAAGAGAGGAAGTGCAATATCATAGATGCCAAGAAGGACATTAGCGATAGAAAGATTCTCTATTTAGGTCCTGAAACCATTTACCATATCTTACGAAAGTTATACTACGGGGAACCTTTTACCAAAAGACATCTTTACATCTGTTTGGTGGACAAAAGCGGAAGGATAGACACAGTTCAACGTTATTACCTTTTAACAAACGGCCAATCGTTGGAGTTTTTAAGTAAGGATATGGAAAACCGCTATAAAGTGGCTTCCTTCCAATCGATGTTTGAGTCTGTCGAATCGATTGATATACAGTCGATGGGTTTTTTTAATATCTATCGTCATAGCATCTTGCTTCTCTATGAAAGAAAGCCTGTAAAGAGAAGTGCCTTCGCTTGTATTGATTGTTTTGAATGCAATTCCTATTGTCCAACCAAAGCAAATCCATTCGCACTTGTAAAACATAGAAATGATGAATTTGTAAAAGAGGACTGTGTTGATTGTGGGATATGCACTCTCTATTGTCCTGCCGGTATTGATTTAAGAACCATGATACAGTTGGAAAAGTCAGCCTAATGTTAAAAAGTCTTTATATTCTTTCTGAAAATTCTTGGACACTCAAGTCTTATGAGATTTTTGCGGACTTATTCTATACCTTGACTCTTTTATTCGTATATGGGATCTATGTATTAGCTCTTCCAAATTTTGCCTGGATTACTTCGGTCCAGGCTATTGTCTTACTCATCGGATATTATTTCTTTCTAATGCGATACAATGAAAAGACCTATCTCTTTTCTTTACTTGCGCAGTTACTGATTTTGTTTTTGCTTTTACCTCTCCCGTTTCACCAACAAATATTATTCCCACTCTCTTTGGCTACGGGAATGTTTGTTCATTTTCTATTGCTTTCCAAGTATAGGGTAAGAATGTATCTTAGTTTGTTGGTCCTAACTTTTGCTTTTCTATGGGACTATCTGTTCACATATTTGGCGGTTCCATTAAGGCAAATGGAAGCACCATCAAGTTTGGATTTATTCCTTTTAGGAGAGATAAAATCAGATACTTTAGGCAATTTTTACTCATTGCCACTGTTAGCTGGAGAAGGATTTAAATTGGACCAATTTAGGGCTCCTGCGGAGTACCTTTCTGTGTATCTGTTGGTATCTGTGTCCTGGTTTGCATTTCGGAGATCGATCCTAGCTACTTTTTTTGTGGCTTGGTTAGTTACATTTTTTGTGTTTAGTTCGTTCGGTGCCAGCCTTCCAATTCCCTTGGTAGTTACTTATGCCTCCTTGGGTTTCTTTTTACAGTTGATCCCAGGCCGAAACTTTTATGGTTCCTTTTATGCCTCTTTACTCACGTTTGTGATCATTCTGCCGATATCTTTTGTGGTAGGTAAGTGGATCCCATATCCGATTTTGATATATCTCTTTTTTTTCTTCATTGAGTCTCTATTGAATCGGGTTTTTCTTGGAAAATAAAGAATGCCAAAAATAATGGAAGTAGAACCGAACGTATGAATCAGTTGTTAGAGATTCTCGATCCTAAGAATATCATATTCAATTTTTCCGCAACTTCCAAAGAAGATGCTATCAGAAAGATGATGGCTCATCTTGTCCAAACAGGCAGTATCGAAAAAAGTAACGAAGAGGAAATTATAGTCTCTCTTTTAAATCGAGAAAAGTCTATGTCCACTGGAATCGGCAGTGGTGTGGCGATTCCACATTGTTCTGTACACTATGTCAATGAATTGAAATGTGCTATGGCAATTGCGCCACAAGGGATAGATTTTGAAGCTTTAGATCATGCACTGGTACAAATTTTCATTATGTTAATCGTACCTAAAAACAAATTCCAAGACCACATTAAGACTCTTGCTTTGATTGCAAAAACACTGAATATACCGGAAGAAAGAGAGAAATTAATCAAATCGAAAAACTTTGATGAGATTCAAAAGGCGTTTCTCTCGGCAAACTGAGCCGTGAAATCTGAACTGACCCGCTTCTTACTTTTTTTCATACTCTTAAGTATATGTGCCTCTACTTTAGCTAGTTTTAGATCTACCGATAAACAATATTTATACGCAGATGCTGGTTTGAGTAATCTGGAAAGTAGCATAAAAACCAACCAACTTGGGACTTTCTTCTCCAATTATAAATCCTTTTTGAACTCACTTGTCTTTGCTTCCGGGCAAACGGATTCTGGAGAGTCTATTTACCATCATATTTCCCAACGTCTCCTCCCTACATTTCATTTGGCTCTATTTGCTGTTCTATTTGGAGCTGGATTGGGTATTTTGTTATCCTTATTTACATTGCATGTCGAATCACAGATTCTAGCGAGTACATTGAAGAGAATTTCGGAGCTGATTCTTTCGACTCCTATCTTTGTTTTTGCCGTTCTATTCTTGATCCTTTTTTTTTACCAATGGGAGTTACTTCCACCTGGTGGCTATGAATCATTAAATACGTATTATGTGATACTACCTGGTGTTACATTAGGGATTCGAATTTTTGCTCGAATCTATTTGTTCCAAGTAAGTGAAATTTGGAAGGAAGTGAATACGGCATATGTGAATCTCTTAAAGACTAGGCAGTATCCCTGGACTCATATCGTATATGTTGAAATCTTTCGTAAGGTTTTACCTTTTACAATGATATTGGTTTTCTTGGATTTTGGATCTCTTGTTTCTGGTGCGATGATTGTGGAAGAGATTTTCTTTTTCCCTGGTATCGGAAAATCAATGTATTATTCGATCAAATCCATGGATCGAAATCTTCTGGCAACCTTACTTTTGTATGTTGGTTTGATTTTTTATTTTGTAAATAGAACATCATTTCATTGGCAGAAGAGTCTGATGGCCAATAAAGAGAGTTCCTTTGAATGACAGTCTCGATTCGGAATTTATTTAGATTCATCTTTGCTCTATTTGTGTTTGTCGGTTTGTTTTTATTTGAATCTCCCACAAGGGTAGACCTACAACTTTCGCATTTAGGTGCCCTCGAAGTTTTGGCTCACCCATTTGGATGTGATCGATTGGGAAGAGACCATTGGGCAATGCTTTCTTATGGTGCACTCACTACGATTCTCATCACAATTCCTTCACGTATCTTAACACTTCTTTTTGCAACATTCGTTTCATTCGCAGGTATGGGAAAAAATAAATTCTTGGCACTACTTTCGGAAGTATTTGCCTCTGTATTCCTTTCCGTACCTTCCTTACTTGTTGCCTTGGTTACGATAGCAATACTTTCTGATTCTATTTTGGGTATTTTACTTTCGATTGTCTTTTCAGATTGGGCCATCTCATTCGAAACTTTGCAAGGAAAGTTGAGAGAAATAAGGAAGAGTGGTTTTATATCCGCATCACAAGCATTAGGAGCAAATTCCTCTCATTTACTTATTTTCCACTATATTCCTGCTACTCGAAATATATTAGAATTTCTATTTGTTACTGGAATACCTTCTGTTATCATGACGATTGCATTATTTTCCTATTTGGGGATCAATACAGATGTATTTTCCTTTGGGCCTGGCCTGGGAGAGCAGATCTCGTTTTCGAAAGATTATTTTTCAGTCAGTCCTCTTTCTGTTTTGCTTCCAGTTTTAGGAATTGTATCTTTGGTTTATTCGTTTTCCAGTGAGGAGAAAATCAAATGATAGGCATACGATCCATCGCATCCTTGATGATCCTTTGCCTATTAGTTCCATATTCCGGAGCAATTTGGGCAGTCGACGAATACTATAACTTTCCGTCGGTCTCGGTGAAAGGAACAGCCTCCTATGAGAAAGAAAGAAATTTATGCATCTTTTCCTTTCGATCGCAAACTAAGGAAGAAAAGTTCCAATACCTCTCAAAAGGACTTCCTTCAGTCATTTTATCCGAAATTCGAAATTTAGAATATGTGTATGTGGAATACCCAAAACCACAAATCATCTACCATTCGTTTGGCCCCAACCCAGAAAAAACATTGAACCAATTGGTTGAAGAAAAGAGTGAAGGCTCTGCCAAGCGAAAAAAGAAAGAAGTCCAAAGCGAAGAGGAGCTAAATGAACTACGTAAGTCAAATCGATATCTACCACCTGCACAAGACCCGCGTTATCTGAAATTAAAAATCAAACAATTTTTTGATAAAAGGCCACCATTTGTCGAAGATATGTATTCGTTGTCAAAAACAATGGATTGCCATTATTCCATTACTGGTGAATTCACTGCGTCAAATGCAGAGATTCTAATGACTGCGGAATTATACGATGAGTACGAAGGTAAATTGGAAAAATTTTCTCATAAAACATCATTTATACGAGGATACCAGGAAATGGCACCTCTTGGTGAGAAAATCAGATTTGCCATGCAAGGCAAAGAAACAACTGGCGTACAAATTGACACACAAGGCGTTGATTCCGTGCTAGTGTATATAGATGGTATCTATTTGGGAAAAACACCCTTAACAGCTAAAAAATTTCCAGTAGGAAAGCGAGAATTGTATTTATTCAAAGAAGGCTTCTATCCTATCAAACAGAGCATCGATTTGGAGAGTGGACGGACTCTATCACTCGATATCAAACTTACCAAAATGGAAAGCACTTCTTTTATATCAGTAAAATCGGATGTTTCAGAAGCGGATGTCTATCTGGGAATGACGTATCTCGGTAAAACACCAATAGAAAAGGCATCCATTCCTGCGGGACAAAACCGTCTGCGTGTTTCTAAGGCAGGATACATAGATGTATTTCGGCCAGTAGATGCAAAAGCAAATGAGGTTTCGGAATACGATGTTGTTTTGAAAGAAGGCAAGTCGGAGATCTACTATCCCAATAAACAATACGTTTTTTTAGATTATACGTATAAAGATTTTGCCACCTACTCCTTGTATGGTTCTCTTTTGTTCTATGCAGGTTATTTTTACTTAAATGTTGCTTCCAGAAGGGCCATTGAGGATAGTCGTGCACAGGTAACACTTGTCAATGGCCAAGCTCTTCGGTCTTTCTATGAAGGTAATTCAGAAAGTACATTTCTCCTCTGGTATGCCTACCAAAACCAAATCATCAATTCTTCTGAATCAAGAGCTGACTATTACAAAACAATGGCGGGCACCCTTCCTATGGAAAACAGGAGAAACCGCCAATTGGTTGCTGGACCCATGGTGATCGGCATGGGCGTAATGCTTGCTGCCGCGGTCACATTTCTTTTGTTAGGTTTAGATAAAGAGACTTTCGACATAGGT harbors:
- a CDS encoding PEGA domain-containing protein — translated: MIGIRSIASLMILCLLVPYSGAIWAVDEYYNFPSVSVKGTASYEKERNLCIFSFRSQTKEEKFQYLSKGLPSVILSEIRNLEYVYVEYPKPQIIYHSFGPNPEKTLNQLVEEKSEGSAKRKKKEVQSEEELNELRKSNRYLPPAQDPRYLKLKIKQFFDKRPPFVEDMYSLSKTMDCHYSITGEFTASNAEILMTAELYDEYEGKLEKFSHKTSFIRGYQEMAPLGEKIRFAMQGKETTGVQIDTQGVDSVLVYIDGIYLGKTPLTAKKFPVGKRELYLFKEGFYPIKQSIDLESGRTLSLDIKLTKMESTSFISVKSDVSEADVYLGMTYLGKTPIEKASIPAGQNRLRVSKAGYIDVFRPVDAKANEVSEYDVVLKEGKSEIYYPNKQYVFLDYTYKDFATYSLYGSLLFYAGYFYLNVASRRAIEDSRAQVTLVNGQALRSFYEGNSESTFLLWYAYQNQIINSSESRADYYKTMAGTLPMENRRNRQLVAGPMVIGMGVMLAAAVTFLLLGLDKETFDIGFLPYGPGANGQGFYTNVQGNGPMDGYSYFQWNARY
- a CDS encoding cellulose synthase family protein produces the protein MLTFLSFSFLAIYGMDIFFLFYFGLHTYLMVFLYRKYKENCAEDEGLLLKKNDKKLPTVTVQLPIFNEFYVVDRLIESACALSYPKEKLQIQVLDDSTDETIEKVKGLVREYQKQGIWIEHLHRTNRRGHKAGALEEGMQKAKGEFIAIFDADFTPEPDFLLRTLGYFKSPEIGMVQARWGHLNEDYNILTKAQSFGIDGHFMIEQVARNGASLWMNFNGTAGIWRRTCIEDAGGWEHDTLTEDFDLSYRAELKGWKFRYIKDVVCKAEIPATMNAYKSQQFRWCKGSIQTAVKLLPTIWKSNEPWKIKAEAITHLINYSVHPLMILNILLTAPLLLMEYWAGFKMDDLPIEILFGSAALLSVGSLGPVIFYAYSQREIYPNWKKKLIYLPVLVMIGTGIAVMNTFAWMEAVFGIQSGFKRTPKLRIEGSQDNLKEKMKYVVPVDYRAILEFFMGLYCVLCIYLSFLVGKPYVIGFMVLYAIGFFYVSFLSIAESFWKFRPASAEEKEASALA
- a CDS encoding ABC transporter permease subunit, which encodes MTVSIRNLFRFIFALFVFVGLFLFESPTRVDLQLSHLGALEVLAHPFGCDRLGRDHWAMLSYGALTTILITIPSRILTLLFATFVSFAGMGKNKFLALLSEVFASVFLSVPSLLVALVTIAILSDSILGILLSIVFSDWAISFETLQGKLREIRKSGFISASQALGANSSHLLIFHYIPATRNILEFLFVTGIPSVIMTIALFSYLGINTDVFSFGPGLGEQISFSKDYFSVSPLSVLLPVLGIVSLVYSFSSEEKIK
- a CDS encoding ABC transporter permease subunit; protein product: MKSELTRFLLFFILLSICASTLASFRSTDKQYLYADAGLSNLESSIKTNQLGTFFSNYKSFLNSLVFASGQTDSGESIYHHISQRLLPTFHLALFAVLFGAGLGILLSLFTLHVESQILASTLKRISELILSTPIFVFAVLFLILFFYQWELLPPGGYESLNTYYVILPGVTLGIRIFARIYLFQVSEIWKEVNTAYVNLLKTRQYPWTHIVYVEIFRKVLPFTMILVFLDFGSLVSGAMIVEEIFFFPGIGKSMYYSIKSMDRNLLATLLLYVGLIFYFVNRTSFHWQKSLMANKESSFE
- a CDS encoding oxidoreductase, which translates into the protein MNFPKLPRTFTRKLHKTENRRERTIQGQFVIPVPTGVVIEGDFPRRVELGDTLVFTDQMRILAPVHGIVTKSEDGSFFYVQQDGAWKTNSPLQIPELNLESLLAECTKGALASLDFPDCPLDQYFRSFSPQTSFDIYLAPYSRYHFLPFSEMLWQEMPEACQDFPILLQKIFPKANILSFLRANTDDYAHPDGIPEYFLSKERKCNIIDAKKDISDRKILYLGPETIYHILRKLYYGEPFTKRHLYICLVDKSGRIDTVQRYYLLTNGQSLEFLSKDMENRYKVASFQSMFESVESIDIQSMGFFNIYRHSILLLYERKPVKRSAFACIDCFECNSYCPTKANPFALVKHRNDEFVKEDCVDCGICTLYCPAGIDLRTMIQLEKSA
- a CDS encoding PTS sugar transporter subunit IIA — encoded protein: MNQLLEILDPKNIIFNFSATSKEDAIRKMMAHLVQTGSIEKSNEEEIIVSLLNREKSMSTGIGSGVAIPHCSVHYVNELKCAMAIAPQGIDFEALDHALVQIFIMLIVPKNKFQDHIKTLALIAKTLNIPEEREKLIKSKNFDEIQKAFLSAN